The proteins below are encoded in one region of Periplaneta americana isolate PAMFEO1 chromosome 11, P.americana_PAMFEO1_priV1, whole genome shotgun sequence:
- the EMC6 gene encoding ER membrane protein complex subunit 6 translates to MAIGRVKTKVEKSGEIVAYSELAVRNNASVVEYCRTSMAALSGGTAGLLGLTGFYGFGFYVFAVVGLWMLILLKAGSNWKKYFISRRTLLTNGFFGSLFTYVLFWTFLYGMVHVY, encoded by the exons ATGGCGATTGGAAGAGTTAAAACGAAAGTAGAAAAATCTGGAG AAATTGTAGCGTACAGTGAGTTGGCTGTGAGAAATAATGCTAGCGTTGTAGAATACTGCAGAACATCCATGGCAGCTTTGTCAGGGGGTACGGCAGGATTGCTGGGCCTCACAGGCTTCTACGGTTTTGGTTTTTATGTATTTGCTGTAGTAGGACTTTGG atgtTAATACTTCTGAAAGCAGGATCAAACTGGAAGAAATACTTCATCAGTAGGCGGACTCTCCTTACAAATGGATTCTTTGGAAGTCTTTTT ACATACGTGCTGTTTTGGAC ATTTTTGTATGGGATGGTTCATGTTTACTGA